GACGTGGTCGTCATCGAGGAGTGGCGACAGGCGGTCGGCCGCGTGAACCGCGGCCTCCCGGCCGGCTCGATGGAGTCCGACGACGCCGAGCCCGCGGACGCCGCCCGTCGCGAACTCGCCGAGGAGACCGGCTACGAGGCCGGGTCGCTCGAACACCTGACGACGGTCGAGCCGGCCAACGGCTTCGCGGACGCCGTCTTCCACTACTTCGTCGCCCGCGACTGCGAGCAGACGGTCCAGCAGGACCTCGACGACAACGAGTCGATCCGCGTCGCGACGACGACGCTCGACGAACTCCTCGATGCGGCCCGCGAAGACGAGCTTCGGGACGGGCGCACGGTGACGGGCGTGCTCTACTACGCGCTGTTCGAGCGGTAGCGGCGTCTCCCGGCCGTCCGTCTGTGCCCCACGCGCCACCCGGAAACGACGGTTGCAGAGAGAACAGAGCGGCCAGATAGCTGCCAGAATACAAATCGCAGTGATATTCTTGCCGAAGTGATATATGCTTGTGGGACTAGTTAACAGTGTGCTCACAGAAGAACTGACAGTCGAGACGGGCGGTGACGCCGAACGGACGCTCGGCCCGGCGGCACTGGCCTCGATCGCCTCCGTCGCGCTGGCACTGTACTACTACTACGTTCGGGGAGACAAACAGCGCGGGCAGTTCGTTGGCCTGTGGCCCGCGACGATCCTCGGGCTCGCCATCTACCGCAGGCTGGGCGAGATCGAAACGGAGCTCGAACGGCACCGAGAGTGAAACGCTGGGCGGCCACGCTGTGACGGTCTTCACCACCTCGGTGTGGCGAACTCGTTCACAGATGGGCCGCCGAGAGTACGAGACGAAGTACGGAACGACCAGACACTGCGGCCGCGACGAGACAGACACAATGCGTTCGACAATCACCAGACCACTCACACGGATCGACACCGAGACGCGCATCCAGTACGGATTGATGCTCCTGTTTGGCACGCTCTGCCTGCTGGCAGCAGTCGCCCCACTGGAGCTGATGACGAAAGTCGTCGTCGTCTCTGTGCTGTTCGGCTTCACTGGCGGGCTCTGGGTCTCCCATCTCGTTCAGATCGTCCAGCGAGCCGCACCCGAGGCCGAGACATGAGCAACGACCTCGCAGACGAACAGCCCGACCGTTCG
Above is a genomic segment from Halomicrobium sp. LC1Hm containing:
- a CDS encoding NUDIX hydrolase; the encoded protein is MTDELAWETLERSVAYSCAGFDVRNERVRFPDGTDAEFDYLAEGESVVVLPLTPDGDVVVIEEWRQAVGRVNRGLPAGSMESDDAEPADAARRELAEETGYEAGSLEHLTTVEPANGFADAVFHYFVARDCEQTVQQDLDDNESIRVATTTLDELLDAAREDELRDGRTVTGVLYYALFER